A stretch of the Zeugodacus cucurbitae isolate PBARC_wt_2022May chromosome 6, idZeuCucr1.2, whole genome shotgun sequence genome encodes the following:
- the LOC128922574 gene encoding uncharacterized protein LOC128922574 — MSHLLLLMIFYLFNRNNARILPVSNNEITSNTFFDTLRQIYEEEPFRNVFYLGRTTKTCFSNRELAERVQIPLIIATADTFDDDKLKDRFNSNILAIVCLSTKHLDLELLNVLSAKLQHRRQTRITLYFAAGKPSASLLASLSVYFEKRYMTNVIGLYDDLQTRSQAVFYRYYPFPTGHWNLEFINSTLYYIPYYETNLQGKTFITLPDQILPRSLIYVNSSGHQQLSGYVGLLLSTFAAKYNATLKYLYPVIQGDMVHLTVIFDYVVNGTLDLAIALTTASFNLSRVYPLLSYPLELSGWFIMLPCPQPLDYSDIYTIVVNTQVIGLLMLFNFVFSVLDSIIKQQFYKRSDDIKWIDILVNENIFRGIFGLSFLTKRHPVLSMKMLYVFLFPLGLFVNNMYSAYFQTLFTSPPLQQKILTFDDMRARKLMIMFDRNEIKLAMDGLGSDFNRTFKDILLLEHTEVVQRHRREYDTMYAYTIPEALWSIFEAQQENFERELYCLAPTLKFFGLLMLGIPLAENSNLMEPLNKMILRVIETGLLEHWRTITFINMRASGQLPLKGVLDREQFHDITIEDIQWPFYLLLCGSLLSTIVFVGERYLFKQKENINN; from the coding sequence ATGTCGCATTTACTACTGTTAATGATATTTTACTTATTCAACAGAAACAACGCACGGATTTTACCAGTTTCCAATAATGAGATCACATCCAACACCTTTTTCGATACACTTCGTCAAATATATGAAGAAGAGCCTTTTCGAAATGTATTCTATTTAGGGAGAACGACTAAGACTTGTTTCTCTAACAGAGAATTGGCAGAGAGAGTGCAAATACCGTTAATCATCGCAACGGCGGACACTTTTGATGATGACAAATTAAAGGATCGTTTCAACAGTAATATTCTCGCCATCGTGTGCTTGTCCACCAAACACCTAGATCTGGAGCTTCTCAACGTTTTGTCAGCCAAGCTGCAACACAGACGTCAGACCCGCATTACTCTATATTTTGCAGCTGGAAAACCTTCAGCTTCGCTTTTGGCTTCCTTGAGTGTCTATTTCGAAAAACGGTATATGACAAATGTGATTGGTCTCTACGATGATTTACAGACACGGTCCCAGGCAGTTTTCTACCGTTACTATCCGTTTCCTACAGGCCATTGGAACCTTGAGTTTATAAACAGTACTCTCTACTACATTCCGTATTATGAAACAAATCTGCAGGGTAAAACCTTTATTACGTTACCGGACCAAATACTGCCACGTAGCCTCATCTATGTAAATTCTTCAGGTCATCAACAATTAAGCGGTTATGTGGGGCTTCTATTGAGTACGTTTGCGGCAAAATATAATGCCACTTTGAAGTACTTATATCCCGTTATCCAAGGCGATATGGTGCATTTAACTGTTATATTCGATTATGTCGTAAATGGTACACTGGATTTGGCAATCGCTTTAACCACGGCTTCTTTTAACCTGAGCCGTGTCTACCCTCTACTATCTTATCCGCTGGAGTTAAGCGGCTGGTTTATAATGTTGCCTTGTCCACAGCCACTAGACTACTCCGATATATACACGATAGTGGTTAACACACAAGTAATCGGTCTTCTGATgttattcaattttgttttctcgGTACTGGACTCCATTATTAAGCAGCAGTTTTATAAAAGAAGTGATGACATCAAATGGATAGACATTTTggtcaacgaaaatatttttcgggGCATTTTCGGTCTTTCATTTCTCACGAAGAGACATCCGGTGCTCTCAATGAAAATGCTTTACGTGTTTCTCTTCCCACTGGGCTTGTTCGTCAACAACATGTACTCAGCCTACTTTCAAACCCTTTTTACCAGTCCACCGCTACAGCAGAAAATTTTAACATTCGATGATATGCGAGCCCGAAAATTAATGATAATGTTTGACCGCAACGAAATCAAATTAGCAATGGATGGACTTGGCTCTGATTTCAATAGAACATTCAAggatatattattattagaacATACTGAGGTAGTCCAACGCCATCGAAGGGAATATGACACcatgtatgcatatacaataCCAGAGGCACTTTGGTCCATCTTCGAGGCACAACAAGAAAATTTCGAGAGAGAGCTATATTGTTTAGCTCCGACTCTAAAATTCTTCGGTTTACTCATGCTGGGTATACCTTTGGCTGAGAACTCAAATCTAATGGAACCCCTCAATAAGATGATACTGCGAGTTATTGAAACGGGACTTTTAGAACATTGGCGGACCATAACTTTCATAAATATGAGAGCAAGTGGCCAACTGCCGCTTAAGGGAGTTCTGGACAGGGAGCAGTTTCACGATATAACTATAGAGGATATCCAGTGGCcattctatttactattatgtGGTTCTCTTCTGAGTACTATTGTATTTGTAGGGGAGCGCTATTTGTTCAAACAGAAGGAGAACATTAATAACTAA
- the LOC114805372 gene encoding uncharacterized protein LOC114805372, which produces MLTFAEKHNATLQYLYPVIPGELIHLTVLLQFVVNNSLDVAITLIPFAYTRNDIYPLLTYPLEVSGWFIALPCPQPLDYSEIYTLVVTAEVVGLLMVFNFIFSALESIIKQQFYKRSDHINWIDILVNENIFRGIFGLSFLTKRHPVLSMKMLYVFLFLLGLFVNNMYSAYFQTLFTSPPLEQEILTFDDMRARKLTIMFDRNEISSVQESFGSKFNRTFKDILQIEDTKIFQLHRRTYDTTYAYTMPEPLWSIFEAQQETFERELYCLAPTLKLFGSLMLGIPLAENSYLKDPLSMMTLRVVETGLLEHWRTVTFLDMAASGQLQQVGPKTREKFHNISIQDMQLPFYLLLCGLSLSGTVLILELCIFKLKNKQQARK; this is translated from the coding sequence ATGCTCACGTTTGCAGAAAAGCACAATGCCACCTTGCAGTACCTCTATCCAGTAATACCAGGAGAATTAATACATTTGACGGTTCTATTACAGTTTGTCGTAAATAATTCGCTGGACGTGGCAATCACATTGATTCCCTTCGCATATACGAGGAATGACATATACCCATTATTAACATACCCGCTGGAAGTAAGTGGTTGGTTTATTGCATTACCTTGTCCACAGCCACTAGACTACTCCGAAATATACACGTTAGTCGTTACTGCAGAAGTAGTTGGCCTTTTGATGGTATTCAATTTTATCTTCTCGGCACTGGAATCTATTATTAAGCAGCAGTTTTATAAAAGAAGCGATCACATAAATTGGATAGACATTTTGGTCAACGAAAATATATTTCGGGGCATTTTCGGTCTCTCATTTCTCACGAAGAGACATCCGGTGCTCTCAATGAAAATGCTGTATGTGTTTCTTTTCCTACTGGGCTTGTTCGTCAACAACATGTACTCGGCGTACTTTCAAACCCTTTTCACCAGTCCACCCCTAGAGCAGGAAATATTAACATTCGATGATATGCGAGCCCGAAAATTAACGATAATGTTTGACCGCAACGAAATCTCTTCTGTGCAGGAATCATTTGGCTCTAAATTCAATAGAACATTCAAAGACATATTACAGATTGAGGAcactaaaatatttcaacttcATCGGAGAACATATGACACCACTTATGCCTATACGATGCCAGAGCCGCTTTGGTCCATCTTCGAGGCACAACAAGAAACTTTTGAGCGAGAGCTGTATTGCTTAGCTCCGACGTTAAAATTATTTGGTTCATTGATGCTGGGCATACCCCTGGCCGAGAATTCCTACCTCAAGGATCCACTGAGTATGATGACCCTACGCGTCGTTGAAACGGGACTTTTGGAACACTGGCGTACAGTGACATTCCTAGATATGGCAGCAAGTGGCCAATTGCAGCAGGTGGGGCCAAAGACGAGGGAAAAATTCCACAATATCAGCATCCAAGATATGCAGTTACCattttatttactgttatgTGGCTTAAGTCTGAGCGGTACCGTTCTCATTCTCGAACTTTGTATATTCAAATTAAAGAATAAACAACAAGCGAGGAAATAA
- the LOC114805373 gene encoding uncharacterized protein LOC114805373: protein MDGVADRNISSQILVAAIQEESYFSTLLLWRRKTADCFADLSDWRPANLTAKLIFDANYTIYLNAHYNRALLSVVCLDDFVDLNLLEAQSDDLEELFTFCDQQQMLNVLAVFRDFPATGLFYSFSRFPNFTVDTYQWPSVYYPNRLSDLQGYELRTMPSQSEPGSIVYTADQGEKRSSGYVYHLISTFATMLNATLTYRTPVNVGASIEISILADLTSNYELDLPIGLQMPVENVSLYGFSDIVEISNWMPMLPRSGYIERYQIYKYIFRSNTLIIDVMVFVIFSLLYTCIINDRKSNARGLKEIAYNDVIFNDKIFRGVIGLSFEFRRKRNYKFYLLYFLIFLQGLIWNTVYSAQLHAFANRPPSGEQIYSFDDLKSRGIQIVIPLEEYEVLEKFMPGSFMKSYNDILLIIPELRDFYTLRKSLNTNFAYSTHSEMWAMVERQQRYFSQRLFRVSEEVQFHRQILLSVPLAENSVYRAAFNTYLLEMQAYGFWDHWTAMSLFEMIKAGKLSLEDITKPQRYEPLRFQDLHYIWLMYIFGITIGSLCFMAEVLNEKFQQKAAARDAHQYFVLLWKEFKDRLE, encoded by the exons ATGGACGGTGTAGCGGATCGTAACATCTCCTCACAAATATTGGTTGCAGCCATTCAAGAGGAGTCCTACTTcagcactttgttgttgtggcgtCGAAAGACCGCAGACTGCTTTGCTGACCTATCCGATTGGCGGCCAGCGAACCTCACGGCCAAACTCATCTTCGATGCGAACTACACAATCTACTTGAATGCACACTACAACCGCGCGCTGCTCAGCGTCGTGTGTCTCGATGATTTTGTGGACTTGAATCTGCTGGAGG CGCAGTCGGATGATCTAGAGGAGCTCTTCACTTTCTGTgaccaacaacaaatgttgaATGTGCTCGCAGTGTTTAGAGATTTTCCGGCGACCGGACTTTTCTATTCTTTCAGTCGTTTTCCGAATTTCACCGTGGACACTTATCAGTGGCCCAGCGTATACTATCCGAATCGGCTCAGTGATCTGCAGGGTTATGAGTTACGCACCATGCCGTCACAGTCCGAACCGGGCTCCATTGTTTACACAGCTGATCAAGGTGAAAAGCGCAGCTCTGGCTATGTGTATCACCTGATTTCCACCTTCGCCACCATGTTGAATGCCACTCTCACTTACAGAACTCCGGTGAATGTGGGCGCGAGTATCGAAATCTCCATCTTGGCAGATCTGACAAGTAATTACGAGTTGGATCTGCCGATTGGCTTGCAAATGCCTGTAGAGAATGTGTCGCTTTACGGATTCTCGGACATTGTGGAGATAAGCAACTGGATGCCAATGCTGCCGCGGTCGGGCTATATTGAACGCTATCAAATCTACAAGTACATCTTTCGGAGCAACACGTTGATAATAGACGTCATGGTGTTCGTAATTTTCTCACTGCTCTACACTTGTATCATCAACGATCGCAAAAGCAATGCTCGAGGTTTAAAAGAGATAGCGTACAATGACGTTATCTTCAATGATAAAATATTTCGTGGCGTTATCGGGCTCTCCTTTGAGTTTCGCCGTAAACGAAACTACAAGTTTTACttgctatattttttgatttttctacagGGTCTCATATGGAACACGGTTTATAGTGCACAACTGCATGCCTTTGCTAATCGTCCACCTTCGGGTGAACAAATCTATAGCTTTGATGATCTAAAATCTCGCGGCATACAAATTGTAATACCGCTAGAAGAGTATGAGGTACTTGAAAAATTCATGCCTGGGTCGTTTATGAAGAGCTACAATGATATTTTGCTCATTATACCCGAGCTGCGAGATTTCTACACTCTCCGGAAGAGCCTCAACACAAATTTCGCTTACTCCACACATTCGGAAATGTGGGCGATGGTCGAGCGTCAGCAGCGCTATTTCTCTCAACGTCTATTTCGCGTTTCTGAGGAGGTGCAGTTCCATCGCCAAATTCTGCTCTCAGTGCCCTTGGCTGAGAATAGTGTTTATCGTGCGGCCTTCAATACTTATTTGCTGGAGATGCAGGCTTATGGTTTCTGGGATCACTGGACTGCGATGAGTTTATTTGAAATGATCAAGGCGGGAAAGCTTAGCCTAGAGGATATCACCAAACCTCAGCGGTATGAGCCTCTACGATTTCAGGATCTCCATTACATTTGGTTGATGTATATCTTTGGTATTACCATTGGTAGTCTCTGCTTCATGGCAGAAGTATTAAATGAGAAGTTTCAGCAAAAAGCAGCCGCAAGAGATGCTCATCAGTACTTTGTATTGCTTTGGAAGGAGTTTAAGGATAGGCTAGAATAG